In the genome of Mustelus asterias chromosome 9, sMusAst1.hap1.1, whole genome shotgun sequence, the window agccaatcagcactccgagggatgcatgacactcaaccgaatgcagccttcaaaatttctcacaagtatttgttgccaactggtccttgactggccgcactcactgcacctgcactcccctaataggtcagagctgtatataagctgcaggaatggacacacagccagtcacgccacaaagatatCTGCACACAAACCTGCACCCAGATTCACTGAGGCCGACCAGGAGAACCTGCTAGGTACTGTGGAGGAGAGGCATGAGTGAATCTTCCCCAGCCAGGACCCTCACCCAAGGGATGTatctgccacggcattgtgggaggaggtggctgaagtggtgaatgccaggagcgtGACACCATGCTCTGGCCGGCAGTGTCGGAAAAAAATGTACGACCTTCTctcagcagcaagggtgagtgagcatcccacttggaaccccgcacatgcttggcacggatctcaaaccctgcttagacacctgaagggcatgcaacaagtgacccttcccccaggaacagaatctaaccccttcccctcacccttcaacaagcacccttcagtggtgaccgctttccccgaaactgccagcacaactctcgagacacaggcacgcattgcgcaccatgcactgcaatatattaatgcttgttatccaccttatgttcccacaggaaaaggaCATTCACAATGTACGGGAGACGACAAGACTGGTGtgggtgtgcctgacctgcggcagctgagtagcatggaggagcgtgccatggagctggcagggggtgatggaccTTCCCAattggtcaccgacagccagcatgcaagtgagcaggagCGCTCtctcaacctaggtcctcctcgaAGTAAATGCGATGTTTTTGCCTCCCTTTCCttaatgtgtgttcttttttccagctctggacccagaggagccCGGCCGTTCGGGTGTTGCCACCgcccctgctgctctggagcaaactgcccatgaccccctggatgacacctcggagggaggcactgaggaatcctccgagggcagcaccactgaagcgtcACCAACATGTACcatacaacccaccaacacagagactatcaccagggtggatacctttagtgttgaggcttctgggtcacgaactGATGAGCGCATCACAGGCGCTGATGCACATCAGGGGGAGatgggcacatccgagggctcaggCACATGGaagtctgccggaggccaggatttaGCTGTcctcaagccagctgctgggcctctgggtttgttcctcccaagattagtggagatgcatcagcaaacccagggagttgtggaaaggctgtcagcaaccatgctgcaactgcaaggctgtttaggggagtccaacagagtgctgttgcaggaggtggtgccgacacagcgtgcgaaccaggccaacactgcaagggtggcgattgcagtggaaagtctggctcaggggtctgtcctcatgggtggcagggtccaggccatcctggagacacaacggGCCATGGGTGAGTGTGTttctggcatccaggaggcacagcgttcgatggccatgggtgttgggggcatgtgggagacactgctggccatggctggcattctcgctggcattctggagacacggcaggctgtggctgtgagcctcgacaacttagcccaggctcagagggctactgctgaggggcccCAGAGCCTgactcgctcacagaatgctgtagcggaggggctccagagctttgcCCAGTCTCAGAGGCCAGAGCGGAGGGGTCACAGATCAAGGAACAGACGCATcgaggcctccaggactggcagagccaggtgatgccggagcttctggagctcaggcCAGCTATCCTggcgtcccatggagtgtccccggggcctctgggcaccccaagggaggagaaagggctcgagcccatgccggggtcttcca includes:
- the LOC144498503 gene encoding uncharacterized protein LOC144498503 → MEERAMELAGGDGPSQLVTDSQHATLDPEEPGRSGVATAPAALEQTAHDPLDDTSEGGTEESSEGSTTEASPTCTIQPTNTETITRVDTFSVEASGSRTDERITGADAHQGEMGTSEGSGTWKSAGGQDLAVLKPAAGPLGLFLPRLVEMHQQTQGVVERLSATMLQLQGCLGESNRVLLQEVVPTQRANQANTARVAIAVESLAQGSVLMGGRVQAILETQRAMGECVSGIQEAQRSMAMGVGGMWETLLAMAGILAGILETRQAVAVSLDNLAQAQRATAEGPQSLTRSQNAVAEGLQSFAQSQRPERRGHRSRNRRIEASRTGRAR